One window of the Janthinobacterium sp. PAMC25594 genome contains the following:
- a CDS encoding J domain-containing protein yields MHNGQRSLWAILDTEPTCDERALKRAYAKRLKVTRPEDDPAAFQELREAYEYALRHAHLFAEELPEAQTAEAPEARPMEPADLWGVIDEPAQEPSAELWGVIAQEPAAPPELWGVVAVDPVQEAASLWQAFLEQSRRRNGAALLPGFLEREELLNLDVREEFELCALRYCAGAGYDQSLRQALFEQLGWDRDFSYLARSHADLVRSAVQRYRADRSFAHFSDNRDSYPGLDCIMSQQAPSAYARQLFDQKFNLQLRELLQTIRWQHAEMLAYKLDTDLFAQWEQAILSKRYFKQTALASFGLGFVLHFMLAGVLDAAGFKLGDAAAYASLLGFQALAFALLAMHALRWPAPLFTQLESLQETLQRRLPVLQARPGLLHLAWIAPYLLLALLLFLPAWHDSVRLITSAGLCASALIAYAMNRQLMNGMLMVLTVIASLFFGMFLSGAGSAALAIGNSAPLMFCLIMLALRTATGLYGDCGWPEALLPRLRAAWLIGCAGLLSLLYVQQLPAALVGAALYAWSCAGLLFSPTDFKWKTIWPVVLVPSLASFVLAGHAPSIRAMPMMHNSVELAVAVLYLTLRYMYLTYGKSFSKSRLS; encoded by the coding sequence ATGCACAACGGACAGCGCAGCCTGTGGGCAATCCTGGATACGGAGCCGACCTGCGACGAGCGCGCCCTCAAGCGCGCGTATGCGAAGCGCCTGAAGGTGACGCGACCCGAAGACGATCCGGCCGCCTTCCAGGAGCTGCGCGAAGCGTATGAGTACGCGCTGCGCCATGCGCACCTGTTTGCCGAGGAACTGCCGGAAGCGCAAACGGCCGAAGCACCAGAAGCGCGGCCCATGGAACCGGCCGACCTGTGGGGCGTCATCGACGAACCCGCACAGGAGCCGTCCGCGGAACTGTGGGGCGTCATAGCCCAGGAGCCCGCAGCGCCGCCGGAACTATGGGGCGTGGTCGCCGTCGATCCCGTCCAGGAAGCGGCCAGCCTGTGGCAGGCATTCCTGGAGCAGTCGCGACGCCGCAACGGGGCCGCCCTGCTGCCCGGCTTCCTCGAGCGCGAAGAATTGCTGAACCTCGACGTGCGCGAGGAATTCGAGCTGTGCGCGCTGCGCTATTGCGCCGGCGCCGGCTATGACCAGTCGCTGCGCCAGGCCCTGTTCGAGCAACTGGGCTGGGACCGCGATTTTTCCTACCTGGCGCGCAGCCACGCGGATCTGGTGCGCAGCGCCGTGCAGCGCTACCGGGCCGACCGCTCGTTCGCCCATTTCAGCGACAACCGCGACAGCTACCCGGGCCTGGACTGCATCATGTCGCAGCAGGCACCGTCGGCCTATGCGCGCCAGCTGTTCGACCAAAAATTCAACCTGCAGCTGCGCGAACTGCTGCAGACGATACGCTGGCAGCATGCTGAAATGCTGGCGTATAAACTCGATACGGATCTATTCGCGCAATGGGAGCAGGCGATCCTCTCCAAACGCTACTTCAAGCAGACGGCGCTCGCCTCGTTTGGCCTGGGATTCGTACTGCACTTCATGCTCGCGGGTGTGCTCGATGCGGCCGGCTTCAAGCTCGGCGACGCAGCCGCCTATGCCAGCCTGCTGGGATTCCAGGCACTAGCCTTTGCCCTGCTTGCCATGCACGCCCTGCGCTGGCCCGCACCGCTGTTCACGCAGCTGGAGTCGCTGCAGGAAACGCTGCAGCGGCGCCTGCCCGTGCTGCAAGCGCGTCCCGGCCTGCTGCACCTGGCCTGGATCGCCCCCTATCTGCTGCTGGCCTTGCTGCTCTTCCTGCCAGCATGGCATGACAGCGTGCGCCTCATCACCTCGGCCGGTCTGTGCGCGTCGGCTCTGATCGCTTATGCGATGAACCGCCAGCTGATGAATGGCATGCTGATGGTCCTGACGGTGATCGCGTCGCTGTTCTTCGGCATGTTTTTGAGCGGCGCAGGCTCCGCCGCCCTCGCCATCGGCAATAGCGCGCCGCTGATGTTCTGCCTGATCATGCTAGCCCTGCGCACCGCCACCGGCCTGTATGGCGATTGCGGCTGGCCGGAGGCGCTCTTGCCCCGCCTGCGCGCGGCATGGCTGATCGGCTGCGCGGGCTTGCTGTCGCTACTGTATGTGCAGCAGCTGCCGGCCGCCCTCGTCGGCGCCGCGCTGTATGCCTGGTCGTGTGCCGGCTTGCTGTTTTCCCCCACCGATTTCAAATGGAAGACGATCTGGCCGGTGGTGCTGGTGCCGTCCCTTGCCAGCTTCGTGCTGGCCGGCCACGCCCCGTCCATCCGCGCCATGCCGATGATGCATAACAGCGTCGAGCTGGCCGTGGCCGTGCTGTATCTGACCTTGCGCTATATGTATCTGACGTACGGCAAGTCCTTTTCCAAGTCCAGGCTGTCATAA
- a CDS encoding M43 family zinc metalloprotease — protein sequence MSTAKTKKSPATGSAEGAPAMSAMQSMPVEGDVQADADAAGGDAMPGPRLGVSYADQAALTQGAAAAHAGDMPGGGMQQASQGMAGASCMHVGDGGGMGGDRDDGGGGGGAGGMGGGGEQGGGTPQVRTCATMDVHRRLLTEDPSYANVRADIENLAGLYEGDSGIAGRSGVTQIPVVVHVVWNTAAQNISDAQIASQIDVLNRDFRRVNPDVNSTPAPFLPLTSDARVEFALATTDPNGAASSGIERRQTAVASFGADDAVKSQATGGMDAWPADSYLNIWVCQLGGGLLGYAQFPGGPAATDGVVILQSAFGTTGTAAPPFHLGRTATHEIGHWLNLNHIWGDDGTGCSGTDNVADTPNQGGPNTGQPSFPHISCSNGPNGDMFMNYMDYVDDPAMFMFTAGQVARMQACLDGPRASIGTGTGGTGATPRQSSSPVVAWGANRLDVFVVGTDRALYHKAWNGSAWAPSVTGYEGQGGICTSAPQVVSWAPNRLDVFVTGTDSGLFHKSWNGTAWAPSLTGYEAMGGLCVGDPRAVAWGPNRIDVFVVGTDRGLYHKWWNGSAWGPSLTGYEAIGGLCLGQPEAVAWGPNRLDVFVIGTDRALYHKWWNGTAWGPSLTGYERLGGICTSSPKAVAWGPNRLDVFVTGTDGALYHKWWDGAKWGPSIDGFERLGGICVGEVEAVSWAANRLDLFVIGTDSALYHKAWNGSAWSPSLTGFDNLGGVCTSRPRATAWAANRLDVFVTGTNGALFHKAWNGTAWSPSVSGYESLGGVVSCF from the coding sequence ATGAGCACCGCTAAAACGAAAAAATCACCGGCCACCGGTTCAGCGGAAGGCGCGCCAGCCATGTCCGCCATGCAGTCCATGCCGGTCGAAGGCGACGTGCAGGCCGACGCCGATGCGGCCGGCGGCGACGCCATGCCAGGGCCGCGTCTGGGCGTGTCGTACGCGGATCAGGCGGCGCTCACCCAGGGCGCGGCCGCCGCGCATGCCGGCGACATGCCGGGCGGCGGCATGCAGCAGGCATCGCAGGGCATGGCAGGCGCCAGTTGCATGCACGTGGGCGATGGCGGCGGCATGGGGGGCGACCGCGACGACGGAGGGGGCGGAGGCGGTGCAGGTGGCATGGGCGGTGGAGGTGAGCAGGGCGGCGGCACGCCGCAAGTGCGCACCTGCGCCACGATGGACGTGCATCGCCGCCTGCTGACCGAAGATCCCTCCTATGCGAACGTACGCGCCGATATCGAAAACCTGGCCGGACTGTACGAGGGAGACAGCGGCATCGCCGGCCGTTCCGGCGTGACGCAGATACCGGTGGTGGTGCATGTGGTGTGGAACACGGCCGCGCAGAATATATCGGATGCGCAGATCGCCAGCCAGATCGATGTGCTGAACCGCGATTTCCGGCGCGTCAACCCGGATGTGAACAGCACGCCGGCACCGTTCCTGCCGCTGACGTCCGATGCGCGCGTGGAATTCGCGCTGGCCACCACCGATCCGAACGGTGCGGCTAGCAGCGGCATCGAGCGGCGCCAGACGGCGGTGGCCTCGTTTGGCGCGGATGATGCCGTCAAGTCGCAGGCAACGGGCGGCATGGACGCCTGGCCGGCAGACAGTTACCTGAATATCTGGGTGTGCCAGCTGGGCGGCGGCTTGCTCGGTTACGCGCAGTTCCCCGGCGGCCCGGCCGCCACCGACGGCGTGGTGATCCTGCAATCGGCCTTCGGCACGACCGGCACGGCGGCGCCGCCGTTCCACCTGGGGCGCACGGCCACGCATGAAATCGGCCACTGGCTGAACCTGAACCATATATGGGGTGACGACGGCACCGGGTGCTCGGGCACGGACAATGTCGCCGACACGCCGAACCAGGGCGGGCCGAACACGGGCCAGCCTTCATTTCCGCATATTTCCTGCAGCAACGGACCGAATGGCGACATGTTCATGAACTACATGGATTATGTCGACGATCCCGCCATGTTCATGTTCACGGCGGGCCAGGTGGCGCGCATGCAGGCCTGCCTCGATGGTCCGCGCGCCAGCATCGGCACGGGAACGGGCGGCACGGGCGCCACGCCGCGCCAGAGTTCCTCGCCCGTCGTGGCCTGGGGCGCGAACCGCCTCGACGTCTTCGTGGTGGGCACGGACCGCGCGCTGTATCACAAGGCCTGGAATGGCTCGGCCTGGGCGCCATCGGTCACCGGCTATGAAGGGCAGGGTGGTATTTGTACCAGTGCGCCGCAAGTGGTCTCGTGGGCGCCGAACCGGCTCGATGTGTTCGTCACGGGCACCGACAGCGGTCTGTTTCACAAATCGTGGAATGGCACGGCGTGGGCGCCGTCCCTGACCGGTTATGAAGCGATGGGCGGCTTGTGCGTGGGTGACCCGCGCGCCGTGGCCTGGGGACCGAATCGCATCGACGTGTTTGTCGTCGGTACGGACCGTGGCCTGTATCACAAGTGGTGGAACGGCTCCGCCTGGGGGCCATCCTTGACGGGCTATGAAGCCATAGGCGGTCTGTGCCTGGGCCAGCCGGAAGCGGTGGCGTGGGGACCGAACCGCCTGGACGTGTTCGTCATCGGCACGGACCGGGCCCTGTACCACAAGTGGTGGAACGGCACGGCCTGGGGACCGTCGCTGACGGGCTACGAGCGCCTGGGGGGCATTTGCACCTCGTCGCCGAAGGCCGTGGCATGGGGACCGAACCGGCTTGATGTGTTTGTCACCGGTACCGATGGCGCGCTGTACCACAAGTGGTGGGATGGCGCGAAATGGGGGCCGTCCATCGATGGCTTCGAGCGCCTGGGCGGCATTTGCGTGGGCGAGGTGGAGGCCGTGTCGTGGGCGGCCAACCGGCTCGACCTGTTCGTCATCGGCACCGATAGCGCCCTGTACCACAAGGCCTGGAACGGCAGCGCCTGGAGTCCGTCGCTGACGGGCTTTGACAACCTGGGCGGCGTGTGTACCTCGCGTCCGCGCGCCACGGCCTGGGCGGCCAACCGCCTCGACGTGTTTGTCACGGGCACGAATGGCGCCCTGTTCCACAAGGCGTGGAACGGCACGGCCTGGTCGCCCTCCGTGAGCGGCTATGAAAGCCTGGGCGGCGTGGTATCGTGTTTCTGA
- the parC gene encoding DNA topoisomerase IV subunit A has product MSTQTNLFDDAQPEPIEPDEPVFDGEALTLSTFAERAYLDYAISVVKGRALPDVCDGQKPVQRRILYAMNELGLNSTAKPRKSAAVVGDVLGKLHPHGDQSVYDALVRMAQDFSLRYPLIDGQGNFGSRDGDGAAAMRYTEARLTPIAKLLMDEIGMGTVDFQPNYDGSTEEPKLLPARLPMVLLNGASGIAVGLATEIPSHNLAEVAKAAVAMIRDPKMTHAELMAIIPGPDFPGGGQIITPPSQIADMYASGRGSMKVRARWKIEELARGQWQAVVTELPPGTSSQKVLEEIEELTNPKIKLGKKALSPDQVALKALILNSLDTIRDESGRAAPVRLVFEPKSKNQDQTEFMLMLLAHTSLESSTSINLVMIGGDGRPRQKGLGDILREWIDFRFETVTRRTGYKLGKVKDRIHILEGREAILLNIDKVIQIIRNSDEPKTALIDAFKLSERQADDILEIRLRQLARLETIKIQQELAELRKEEKSLQDLLDNPGSMKRAIIREIEADAKQFGDARRTLIEEAQKAVAEQKVVDEPVTVIISEKGWVRARTGIGHDAAQFTFKAGDTLHGAFECRTVDTLLGFGNNGKIYSVPVSALPNARGDGVPITTLSDLSGGTPGNAVRILHYFAGNGATNLLLASSAGYGFIAKAGDMSSRLKGGKAFITLDDGDVPLAPKVIPEAASALACLTEGARLLVFGLDEMKTLSKGGTGVKLIDLDAKDKLLAVQPITQRGVVVSGIGRASKPQDASLGATALTEHFGKRAKKGKALAAKLKPVSMAAIG; this is encoded by the coding sequence ATGTCCACACAAACCAATTTATTTGACGATGCCCAGCCTGAGCCTATCGAGCCGGATGAACCGGTATTCGACGGCGAAGCGCTGACCCTGTCCACCTTTGCCGAGCGCGCCTATCTCGATTACGCCATCTCCGTCGTCAAGGGCCGCGCCCTGCCCGACGTGTGCGACGGCCAGAAGCCCGTGCAGCGCCGCATCCTGTATGCGATGAATGAGCTGGGCTTGAATTCCACGGCGAAGCCGCGCAAATCGGCGGCCGTGGTCGGCGACGTGCTCGGTAAATTGCATCCGCACGGCGACCAGTCCGTGTACGACGCGCTGGTGCGCATGGCGCAGGATTTCTCGCTGCGCTACCCGCTGATCGATGGCCAGGGCAACTTCGGCTCGCGCGACGGCGACGGCGCCGCGGCCATGCGCTACACGGAAGCGCGTCTGACGCCGATCGCCAAGCTGCTGATGGATGAAATCGGCATGGGCACGGTGGATTTCCAGCCCAACTACGACGGTTCGACGGAAGAACCGAAGCTGCTGCCGGCGCGCCTGCCGATGGTGCTGCTGAACGGCGCCTCCGGCATCGCCGTGGGCCTGGCGACGGAAATCCCGTCGCACAATCTGGCGGAGGTGGCGAAAGCGGCTGTCGCCATGATCCGCGATCCGAAGATGACGCACGCCGAGCTGATGGCCATCATTCCCGGCCCCGACTTCCCCGGGGGCGGCCAGATCATCACGCCGCCATCGCAGATCGCCGACATGTATGCGAGCGGCCGTGGCAGCATGAAGGTGCGCGCGCGCTGGAAGATTGAGGAGCTGGCGCGCGGCCAATGGCAAGCCGTCGTGACGGAACTGCCGCCCGGCACCTCCTCGCAAAAGGTGCTGGAAGAAATCGAGGAGCTGACGAATCCGAAGATCAAGCTGGGCAAGAAGGCGCTGTCGCCGGACCAGGTGGCCCTGAAAGCGCTGATCCTCAATTCGCTCGACACCATCCGCGATGAATCGGGCCGCGCCGCGCCCGTGCGCCTGGTGTTCGAGCCGAAGTCGAAGAACCAGGACCAGACGGAATTCATGCTGATGCTGCTGGCGCACACCTCGCTGGAATCGTCGACCTCGATCAACCTGGTGATGATAGGCGGCGATGGCCGTCCGCGCCAAAAAGGCCTGGGCGACATCCTGCGCGAGTGGATCGATTTCCGCTTCGAGACCGTCACGCGCCGCACCGGCTACAAACTGGGCAAGGTCAAGGACCGCATCCATATCCTGGAAGGACGCGAAGCGATCCTGCTCAATATCGACAAGGTGATCCAGATCATCCGCAATTCGGATGAACCGAAGACGGCCCTGATCGACGCATTCAAGTTGTCCGAGCGCCAGGCCGACGATATCCTGGAAATCCGCTTGCGCCAGCTGGCGCGCCTGGAAACGATCAAGATCCAGCAGGAGCTGGCCGAGCTGCGCAAGGAAGAAAAGTCGCTGCAAGATCTGCTCGACAACCCGGGCTCGATGAAGCGCGCCATCATCCGCGAAATCGAAGCGGACGCCAAGCAGTTCGGCGACGCGCGCCGCACCCTGATCGAGGAAGCGCAAAAAGCCGTGGCCGAACAGAAGGTGGTCGATGAACCGGTCACTGTCATCATTTCCGAAAAAGGCTGGGTGCGCGCGCGCACCGGCATCGGCCACGATGCGGCGCAATTCACCTTCAAGGCGGGCGACACGCTGCATGGCGCCTTCGAATGCCGCACGGTCGATACCTTGCTGGGCTTTGGCAACAACGGCAAGATTTACTCGGTTCCCGTCTCGGCGCTGCCCAACGCGCGCGGCGACGGCGTACCGATCACGACCTTGAGCGACCTGAGCGGCGGCACGCCCGGCAACGCCGTGCGCATCCTGCACTACTTCGCGGGCAATGGCGCCACCAATTTGCTGCTGGCGTCGAGCGCCGGCTACGGCTTCATCGCCAAGGCGGGCGACATGAGCAGCCGCCTGAAAGGCGGCAAGGCCTTCATCACCCTGGACGATGGCGACGTGCCTCTGGCGCCGAAAGTCATCCCCGAGGCGGCCAGCGCCCTGGCCTGCCTGACGGAAGGCGCGCGCCTGCTGGTATTCGGCCTCGACGAAATGAAAACCCTGTCCAAGGGCGGCACCGGCGTCAAGCTGATCGACCTCGATGCCAAGGACAAGCTGCTGGCCGTGCAGCCGATCACCCAGCGCGGCGTGGTGGTCTCGGGCATCGGCCGCGCGTCGAAGCCGCAGGATGCGTCGCTCGGCGCCACGGCCCTGACCGAGCATTTCGGCAAGCGCGCGAAGAAGGGCAAGGCGCTGGCGGCCAAGCTGAAACCGGTGTCCATGGCGGCCATCGGCTAA
- a CDS encoding acetate/propionate family kinase produces MNAPVQHAADGALILVLNCGSSSIKFALFEQADGMLPQQAQWGGKVEGIGRENATYRAGGLPAVALQLDAQQPHHAALEYIRAQVVAQLDGRPLRAVAHRVVHGGSKYFAPVRIDAKVLADLKSFVPLAPLHQPFALEAIEVLLESRPDIAQVACFDTAFHHTVPQVEQMLALPYDAWERGLRRYGFHGLSYEYQSLVLEQRFGAVARGKVIVAHLGSGASLCAMEHLQSVATTMGFSALDGLMMGTRCGSLDPGAVIYLMEIEKLSLEKVAHVLYHESGLLGVSGVSADPPVLLAQQDRQDATGERIRAALALYIRRIVREIGALTAVLGGLDMLVFTAGIGEHSAELRQRICAELGFIGPVLDAQANARNASRISTDASRIVVGVEPANEEWVAARHAALAVGA; encoded by the coding sequence ATGAACGCACCCGTCCAACATGCCGCCGATGGCGCCCTGATCCTGGTGCTCAATTGCGGCTCGTCGAGCATCAAGTTCGCCCTGTTCGAGCAAGCGGACGGCATGCTGCCGCAGCAGGCGCAATGGGGTGGCAAGGTCGAAGGTATCGGCCGCGAAAACGCCACGTACCGCGCCGGCGGCCTGCCGGCGGTCGCCTTGCAGCTCGATGCGCAGCAGCCGCATCACGCGGCCCTCGAATACATCCGCGCGCAAGTGGTGGCGCAGCTGGACGGGCGTCCGCTGCGCGCCGTGGCGCATCGCGTGGTGCATGGCGGCAGCAAGTATTTTGCTCCCGTGCGCATCGATGCCAAGGTGCTGGCGGACCTGAAAAGTTTTGTGCCGCTCGCGCCGCTGCACCAGCCGTTCGCGCTGGAGGCGATCGAGGTGCTGCTCGAATCACGGCCCGACATCGCCCAGGTGGCGTGCTTCGACACGGCCTTCCACCACACGGTGCCGCAGGTCGAGCAGATGCTGGCCCTGCCTTACGATGCGTGGGAGCGGGGCTTGCGCCGCTACGGCTTCCACGGTCTGTCGTACGAATACCAGTCGCTGGTGCTGGAGCAGCGTTTTGGCGCTGTCGCGCGCGGCAAGGTCATCGTGGCCCACCTGGGTAGCGGCGCCAGTCTGTGCGCCATGGAGCACCTGCAAAGCGTGGCCACCACCATGGGCTTTTCCGCGCTCGATGGTCTGATGATGGGCACGCGCTGCGGTTCGCTCGATCCGGGCGCCGTGATCTACCTGATGGAAATCGAAAAACTGTCGCTGGAAAAAGTGGCGCATGTGCTGTACCACGAGTCGGGCTTGCTGGGCGTGTCGGGCGTGTCGGCCGATCCGCCGGTGCTGCTGGCGCAGCAGGACCGGCAGGATGCCACGGGTGAGCGCATCCGCGCCGCGCTGGCCCTGTATATCCGCCGCATCGTGCGTGAAATCGGCGCCCTGACGGCCGTGCTCGGTGGGCTGGACATGCTGGTGTTTACGGCCGGTATCGGCGAGCATAGCGCCGAACTGCGCCAGCGCATCTGCGCCGAGCTCGGTTTCATCGGCCCCGTGCTCGATGCGCAGGCCAATGCGCGCAACGCCAGCCGTATTTCCACCGATGCCAGCCGCATCGTGGTGGGCGTGGAACCGGCAAATGAGGAGTGGGTGGCGGCGCGCCATGCGGCGCTGGCCGTGGGCGCATGA
- a CDS encoding helix-turn-helix transcriptional regulator: MQRLTPAERLVAAMAAEGLPYKSIARELGKSPATVRNQLHAIYQKLGVDNRTALACKLRGQP; encoded by the coding sequence ATGCAGCGCCTGACCCCGGCCGAGCGGCTGGTGGCGGCCATGGCAGCCGAAGGCTTGCCGTATAAAAGCATCGCCAGGGAATTGGGCAAGTCGCCGGCCACCGTGCGCAACCAGCTGCATGCGATTTACCAGAAACTCGGCGTGGACAACCGCACGGCGCTCGCCTGCAAACTGCGCGGCCAGCCTTAA
- a CDS encoding bifunctional enoyl-CoA hydratase/phosphate acetyltransferase, which produces MTTTQDDDLHIVRNRTFDQIAIGDTASITRTLSMDDIALFAVMSGDDNPQHLDAEFAASSRYQGVIAHGMWGAALISAVLGTRLPGAGTVYTGQTLRFLQPVRVGDTLAISVTVTAREPHNRHVTLACRCVNQHGAVVLDGEAQVIAPAEQIERKRATLPEVRLHNGDGTRRLLEHARTLGPIRVAVIHPCDELSLAGALDAHAAGLITPVLVAPRARLEAVAAEAGLSLEGIAIEDVEHSHAAAARGAELAGKGEVEALMKGSLHTDELMSAVLAASAGLRTKRRISHCFLMQTPAYPRPFIITDAAINIAPNLAMKADIVRNAIDLAHVIGVACPRVAILAAVETVNADMPATLDAAALCKMADRGQITGAILDGPLAFDNAVSIAAATVKGIVSEVAGRADILLVPDLESGNMLAKQLEYMGDADSAGIVLGAKIPVILTSRADSRASRIASCAIAVMLANHYRSTPP; this is translated from the coding sequence ATGACTACTACCCAAGACGATGATTTGCATATCGTGCGTAACCGCACCTTCGACCAGATCGCCATCGGCGACACCGCCAGCATCACGCGCACCCTGAGCATGGACGATATCGCCCTGTTCGCGGTGATGTCGGGCGATGACAACCCGCAGCACCTGGATGCCGAATTTGCCGCCTCCAGCCGCTACCAGGGCGTCATCGCGCACGGCATGTGGGGCGCGGCCCTCATTTCGGCCGTGCTGGGCACGCGCCTGCCCGGCGCCGGCACCGTCTACACGGGCCAGACCCTGCGTTTCCTGCAGCCCGTGCGCGTGGGCGATACGCTGGCCATCAGCGTCACCGTCACCGCGCGCGAGCCGCACAACCGCCACGTGACCCTGGCCTGCCGCTGCGTCAACCAGCATGGCGCCGTGGTGCTCGACGGCGAAGCGCAGGTGATCGCGCCCGCCGAACAGATCGAACGCAAGCGCGCCACTCTGCCCGAAGTGCGCCTGCATAACGGCGACGGCACGCGGCGCCTGCTGGAACACGCGCGCACGCTGGGTCCGATCCGGGTCGCCGTGATCCACCCGTGCGATGAACTGAGCCTGGCGGGCGCGCTCGATGCCCATGCGGCCGGCCTGATTACGCCCGTTCTGGTGGCGCCGCGCGCGCGCCTGGAAGCGGTGGCGGCCGAAGCGGGCCTGAGCCTGGAAGGCATCGCCATCGAGGACGTCGAACATAGCCATGCGGCCGCCGCGCGCGGCGCCGAACTGGCGGGCAAGGGCGAAGTGGAGGCGCTGATGAAGGGCAGCCTGCACACGGATGAACTGATGTCGGCCGTGCTGGCCGCCAGCGCCGGCCTGCGCACCAAGCGCCGCATCAGCCACTGCTTCCTGATGCAGACGCCCGCCTATCCGCGTCCTTTCATCATCACGGATGCGGCCATCAATATCGCGCCGAACCTGGCGATGAAGGCCGACATCGTGCGCAACGCCATCGACCTGGCGCACGTGATTGGCGTGGCCTGCCCGCGCGTGGCCATCCTGGCCGCCGTGGAAACCGTGAACGCGGACATGCCGGCCACGCTGGACGCGGCCGCCCTGTGCAAGATGGCCGACCGCGGCCAGATCACGGGGGCGATCCTCGATGGCCCGCTGGCCTTCGACAACGCCGTCTCGATCGCCGCCGCCACCGTCAAGGGCATCGTCTCCGAGGTGGCGGGCCGCGCCGATATTTTGCTGGTACCCGACCTGGAGAGCGGCAACATGCTGGCCAAGCAGCTTGAATACATGGGTGATGCGGACAGCGCCGGCATCGTGCTGGGCGCGAAAATCCCCGTCATCCTCACCAGCCGCGCCGATTCGCGCGCCAGCCGCATCGCCTCGTGCGCCATCGCCGTGATGCTGGCCAATCATTACCGGAGCACGCCGCCATGA